The proteins below come from a single Nitrosarchaeum sp. genomic window:
- a CDS encoding PqqD family peptide modification chaperone — protein MSTVTAQAIKESLKQCMDPEVPLNIVEMGLIYGIDVAEDNNVNIKMTMTTQGCPLHETLVQDVTRYAKKVPGVNNVKVDIVWEPKWTMDSMTEEGKAKIKNMTNTMTTPAPINYEIALPQGVGKLVQQEDGSMVLANEHDQGFMVNQAIVDFWKSCNGQRKVTELVEIFAQQTGLQRNQVEKEVMQLLQQLREGGLIAIQNQPDAPNVEFKK, from the coding sequence ATGAGCACTGTCACTGCACAAGCCATTAAAGAATCTCTTAAACAATGCATGGATCCCGAAGTTCCGCTAAACATTGTAGAGATGGGACTAATCTATGGAATTGATGTAGCTGAAGATAATAATGTAAATATCAAAATGACAATGACAACTCAAGGTTGTCCGTTACATGAAACATTGGTTCAAGATGTAACAAGATATGCAAAAAAAGTTCCAGGAGTAAATAATGTCAAAGTAGACATTGTCTGGGAACCAAAATGGACAATGGATAGCATGACTGAGGAAGGAAAAGCAAAAATCAAAAACATGACAAATACAATGACTACACCAGCTCCAATTAATTATGAAATTGCGTTACCTCAAGGAGTTGGTAAATTGGTACAACAAGAAGATGGTTCAATGGTACTAGCTAATGAACATGATCAAGGATTTATGGTTAATCAGGCAATTGTGGATTTTTGGAAATCATGCAATGGACAACGTAAAGTCACTGAACTAGTAGAAATATTTGCACAACAAACAGGACTGCAAAGAAATCAAGTAGAAAAAGAAGTAATGCAGTTACTCCAACAACTACGTGAAGGTGGATTGATCGCAATTCAAAATCAACCAGATGCACCAAATGTTGAATTCAAAAAATAA
- a CDS encoding SDR family oxidoreductase — MRAIVLGGSRGMGKAISESLRSIKIDVFAASKDDIDTSNLDSVKKFVQNHNQTDILVLNTGGPEAKEFANITEDDWKKYHNQLFLGFCMILQNIKINDGGYIFLISSSVIKEPNKKLIISSAYRAAFSEVFKILSKDYAAKNISCINIAPGPINTDRTKELIENIDEYKKSLPMKRLGEPEEIGNFVKAIIENKIKYLSGVVINFDGANSNYIF; from the coding sequence ATGAGAGCGATTGTTCTTGGAGGCTCAAGAGGAATGGGTAAGGCAATCTCAGAGTCGTTAAGATCAATAAAGATAGATGTTTTTGCAGCATCAAAAGATGATATTGATACTTCAAATTTAGATAGTGTTAAAAAATTTGTACAAAACCATAATCAAACAGACATACTAGTACTCAACACAGGTGGACCTGAAGCTAAAGAATTTGCAAATATTACAGAAGATGACTGGAAAAAATATCATAATCAATTATTTTTAGGGTTTTGTATGATTTTACAAAACATCAAGATTAATGATGGTGGTTACATATTTTTGATTAGTTCTAGCGTAATTAAAGAGCCAAATAAAAAATTGATAATATCTTCTGCATATCGTGCTGCATTTAGTGAAGTCTTTAAGATTCTAAGCAAAGACTATGCTGCAAAAAATATCAGTTGTATCAATATTGCACCAGGTCCAATTAATACAGATAGAACAAAAGAGCTAATTGAAAACATTGATGAATACAAAAAGTCACTACCAATGAAACGACTTGGGGAACCTGAAGAAATTGGAAACTTTGTCAAAGCAATCATTGAAAACAAGATAAAGTATCTATCAGGCGTTGTAATTAATTTTGATGGTGCAAATTCAAATTATATTTTCTAA
- a CDS encoding Ig-like domain-containing protein produces MQKLLGLFLFAVLISGAFSSSFAFAQIPTAQNDQYSLNEDSILTVDSNGVLINDANIDNDFFAIIQTSVGFGILTLNLNGTFTYTPNSNFNSVDSFTYVATNGTHSSNNATVTLFVNPVNDAPIAQNNTATTPENTSVIISVLNNDSDVDGDSLTISSVTQGANGTVTTNSTIVTYIPKPNFHGVDSFRYTISDGLLTDIATVSVTVTPFDDPDDDNDDKVNICHKDKKTISVSVNAISAHLKHGDTVGACENDQNQNINKKLIEEQITTLKKDFKAQEKILKEQLKALEKKFKAQEKELKEQLKDLKKDKKSKDHDDDHDDDD; encoded by the coding sequence ATGCAAAAACTTTTAGGACTGTTTCTGTTTGCTGTGCTGATATCAGGAGCATTTTCCTCAAGTTTTGCATTTGCTCAAATACCTACAGCACAAAATGATCAATACTCATTAAATGAGGATTCAATTCTTACTGTTGATTCTAACGGAGTTTTGATAAATGATGCAAATATTGATAATGATTTCTTTGCAATAATTCAGACTAGCGTTGGTTTTGGAATCCTTACGCTAAATTTGAATGGAACATTTACCTATACTCCTAATTCAAATTTTAATTCTGTTGATTCATTTACCTATGTTGCAACCAACGGAACGCATAGTAGTAACAATGCCACAGTTACACTTTTTGTTAATCCCGTTAATGATGCACCAATAGCACAAAATAATACTGCAACAACCCCAGAAAACACCTCAGTAATCATTTCTGTACTAAACAACGACTCTGATGTAGATGGTGATTCACTCACAATTAGTTCTGTAACACAAGGAGCTAATGGAACAGTCACAACAAACAGTACCATTGTAACTTACATTCCAAAGCCAAACTTTCATGGAGTAGACTCTTTCCGTTATACAATATCTGATGGATTGTTAACTGATATTGCAACTGTTTCTGTAACTGTAACTCCATTTGATGATCCTGATGATGATAATGATGATAAAGTCAATATCTGCCATAAAGACAAGAAGACAATTTCTGTTTCAGTAAACGCTATCTCTGCTCATCTAAAGCATGGAGATACAGTTGGAGCATGTGAAAACGACCAGAATCAAAATATTAATAAAAAGTTAATAGAAGAACAGATAACAACACTAAAGAAAGATTTCAAAGCTCAAGAAAAAATACTAAAAGAACAGCTAAAAGCATTAGAGAAAAAATTCAAAGCACAAGAAAAAGAGCTTAAAGAACAACTAAAAGATTTGAAGAAAGACAAGAAATCTAAAGATCATGATGATGACCATGATGATGACGACTAA